One window of the Natrinema sp. CBA1119 genome contains the following:
- a CDS encoding 50S ribosomal protein L31e has translation MSATDFEERVVTVPLRDVKKGANHEAADYAMRLIREHLAKHFAVDEDAIRLDPSINETIWSNGRSNPPRKLRVRAARFDEEGDAVVEAEVAD, from the coding sequence ATGAGTGCAACTGATTTCGAGGAACGCGTCGTCACCGTTCCGCTGCGCGACGTCAAGAAGGGAGCCAACCACGAGGCCGCCGACTACGCGATGCGACTCATCCGCGAACACCTCGCGAAACACTTTGCGGTCGACGAGGACGCCATCCGACTGGATCCCTCGATCAACGAGACGATCTGGTCGAACGGTCGCTCCAACCCGCCGCGAAAGCTGCGCGTCCGCGCAGCCCGCTTCGACGAAGAGGGTGACGCCGTCGTCGAAGCCGAGGTCGCCGACTAA
- a CDS encoding 50S ribosomal protein L39e, translating into MGKKSKGKKKRLAKLENQNSRVPAWVMMKTDMDVQRNPKRRNWRRNDTDE; encoded by the coding sequence ATGGGTAAGAAATCGAAGGGCAAGAAGAAGCGACTTGCCAAACTCGAGAACCAGAACAGCCGCGTGCCGGCCTGGGTTATGATGAAGACGGACATGGACGTCCAGCGCAACCCGAAGCGACGCAACTGGCGGCGTAACGACACCGACGAATAA